The Rudaeicoccus suwonensis sequence CGGCATCGTCGAGCAAATATGCCGGAGATGTCAGTCAGGACGGTGCCAGCGACTTCTGGCGCATGGGTGAGAGCGCCGGCCCGACGGTCTACGACAATGTCGGTTTCAACGACGCCACAGCTCAGTCGGGAGTGACCTTCGGCACCCCCGGTCCGCTCAGCGGCGACCCGACCACCGCGGCGACATTCAACGGCACCTCCACCGGAGCTGTGGCCACGAATTCGACTGTGACCCCGACGAATTCGCTCACGATCGAGGCATGGTTCAACACGACCACAACCTCCGGAGGCAAGATCGTCGGGTACGGATCGAGCCAGACCGGTCTGAGCGGCAACTACGACCGACAGATCTACATGGACAACGCCGGACACCTGATCTTCGGTGTCTACAACGGCGGAACCCAGACCATCCAGAGTGCCAACACCTACAACGACGGCAACTGGCACTACGTGGTCGCCACCTTGAGTGCCACCAACGGCATGACGCTGTATGTCGACGGCCGCAAGGTGGGCACCAACTCGGGCGCCACGACCTTCCAGCCGTACACCGGTTACTGGCGGATCGGCGGTGACCAGCTCGCCGGCTGGCCCAACCAACCGAGCAGCAACTACTTCGCCGGGTCGATCGGTGACGTGGCGATCTACCCGACAGCGTTGAGCATCCAACAGGTTCAGACGCACTACACCGACGGCGGTGGCGTGCTCAACCTGCAGCCGGTTCCGACCGACGCCTACGGCAAGCTGGTCTACAACGCCAACCCGGATCTGTACTGGCGTCTCGACGAGTCGTCCGGTCCGACCGCGTTCGACACCAGCCCGAACATGGACAACGGCGTCTACAGCTCGACCGGCGTCACCTACGCGGCGACCGCCAGCCAGATCCCGGGCACCAGCAACACCGCCGTGACCTTCGACGGCCAGTCCGGCTCGATCGGCTCTACGACGATGGCGCAGGCGCCGACGGTCTACACCGAGTCGTTGTGGTTCAAGACGACGACGACCTCCGGTGGAGTGCTGATGAGCTACGGCGACCAGCAAAGCGGCCTGAGTTCGAACTACGACCGCGAGATCTGGATGACCCCCTCCGGTCAGCTCAACTTCGGCGTCTGGACCGGCAGTATCAACTCGGCGACCTCACCGCTGTCCTACAACGACGGCAAGTGGCACCAGGTAGTCGCAACCCAGGGCCCGGACGGCATGACCCTGTATGTCGATGGCGCTGTCGTGGCAACGAACGCCCAGACACAGGCGCAGTCGTACTCCGGTTACTGGCGCGTCGGTGGCAACACCGCCTGGAGTGGCAGCAACTACTTCGCCGGCACCATCGACGAAGTGGCCGCTTACTCGCACGAGTTGAGCGCCACCGATGTGGCCAACCAGTTCGCGGCCGGCGGCGGCAGCGTCCCGGCGCAGGCTCCGACGGCGTCGTTCACGGCGAGCACCAGTGGTTTGGGTGTGAGTGTGAATGGGTCGGGTTCGACGGATCCGAATGCTGGTGGGTCGATTGCCTCGTATGACTGGAATTGGGGCGATGGCACTGCTGATGGTTCTGGTTCGTCGGCGACGCACACGTATGCCGCTGCTGGGACGTACACGGTGACGTTGACGGTGACTGATGCTGCGGGGTTGACGAACTCGACCACGCAGAGTGTGACGGTGACTGCTCCTGCGCAGGCTCCGACGGCGTCGTTCACGGCGAGCACCAGTGGTTTGGGTGTGAGTGTGAATGGGTCGGGTTCGACGGATCCGAATGCTGGTGGGTCGATTGCCTCGTATGACTGGAATTGGGGCGATGGCACTGCTGATGGTTCTGGTTCGTCGGCGACGCACACGTATGCCGCTGCTGGGACGTACACGGTGACGTTGACGGTGACTGATGCTGCGGGGTTGACGAACTCGACCACGCAGAGTGTGACGGTGACTGCTCCTGCGCAGGCTCCGACGGCGTCGTTCACGGCGAGCACCAGTGGTTTGGGTGTGAGTGTGAATGGGTCGGGTTCGACGGATCCGAATGCTGGTGGGTCGATTGCCTCGTATGACTGGAATTGGGGCGATGGCACTGCTGATGGTTCTGGTTCGTCGGCGACGCACACGTATGCCGCTGCTGGGACGTACACGGTGACGTTGACGGTGACTGATGCTGCGGGGTTGACGAACTCGACCACGCAGAGTGTGACCGTCGCACCGGCACCGACGGTAATCGCGTCCGACGCGTTCAACCGGACAGTGGCCTCAGGCTGGGGTGTTGCCGACAGCGGTGGCACCTGGGCTGTCAGCGGCACCGGGTTCTCGATCACTCCTGGTGCAGCGGTGATGCCGCTGGCGACGGCCGGTGCGAGCCCGAGCGCTTTCCTGAAGTCGGTCTCGACGATCAACACCGACGAGCATGTGACGGTCGCGTTGAACAAGGCCCTCACTGGCAACGGTGCGTACATCTACGTGATCGGCCGGTGGGTCAAGAACGTCGGCGACTACCGCGCCAAGGTGCAGGTCCGTGCCAACGGCACCGTCGCCCTGGGCATCAGCCGTTTCGACGGCTCCACCGAGGTTGCCGCCGTTCCGCTGACGGTGATCTCCGGACTGACCGTCCAGCCGGGCCAGGCACTCAACATCCGCTTCGACGCCACGGGCACGAGCCCGACGACGTTGCAGGCGAAGGTGTGGGCTGCGGGCACCACCGAGCCCAGCGCATGGCAGGTCAGTGCGACCGACACGACGGCGGCGATGCAGGTGCCCGGCGCAGTCGGCCTCGGTGCGTACCTGTCCGGCAGCAGCACGAGTGCACCGGTCACGGCCACCTTCAGCGGGTTCACCGTGTATGACGCATCCACCGTCCCGCTCGCCGCGCAGGCGAACGTGCGGGTCGGCGGCAAGATGATCCCGGCGAAGGTCACCCGGCCTGCACCGACCAAGTCGAAGCTGCAAAAGCTCACGACAGTGACCAAGGCGAACGCTCGTTCGCTGGGTGCGGTCAGCCGATGGTGGCATCCGTGAGCGAAGGCTCACCGACAGTCGCTGATCCGGAGGCGCGGGTCACCGCGCCTCCGGCGGTGACGAAGTGCGCAGTGGTCGTTGTGAACTTCGGTTCACACCGGCTGCTGCGCACTAACCTTGTGCCGCTGCACGAGCAGGATCCCGAGCTGATCATCGTCGTCGTCGACAACTACAGCGGGGCAGTCGAGCGGCGCGCCATCCGTGATCTGTGCGAGGAACACGGCTGGCACCTGGTCTGTCCTCCGGGCAACCCGGGTTTCGGTGCCGGCGTCAATCGCGGCGTCGTGCGCGCCCTCGAGCTCGGCGCCGACCAGGTGCTCATGCTCAACCCGGACGCCCGCATCGACCAGGCCGACCTCGACATCCTGCGGGCTGCAGTTGCTGCCGCGCCGCTCACCATGGTGGCTCCGGTCATCCGACGTCCTGACGGCTCGGTGTGGTCCGACGGGCATGAACTCGAAACGGCGGTCGGACGTATCCGTTCGGTCCGCACCAAACGGCCGGTGCACGGCCCCGTGGTGCCGTGGCTGAGCGGCGCGTGTCTGCTGATCAGCCGTGAACTCTGGTCGCGCGTGGGCGGATTCGACGAGCGTTTCTTCCTCTACTGGGAGGATGTCGATCTGTCGGTACGTGTTCAGGAGGCCGGAGGCGAGGTGACCGTGATGCATGACGCAGAAGCAGTGCACGACGAGGGCGGCACCCAGCACCGGTCCAGCGACGTCGCCAAATCGACGACCTACTACCGCTACATGGTCCGAAACAGGTTGTTGTTCGTGGGAATCCACGGTGACCGCCGACAAGCCGCGGCCTGGCTGCGCTCCGCCCCGCAGGAGGCCTGGCAGGTCGTGCTGCAGGGCGGCCGTCGGCAGTTGCTGGCATCGCCGATGCCGGTCATTGCTGCCGGCAGAGGTCTGATCGACGGCGCCGGCCGGCTGTTCGCAGCCCGGCGTGGGCGGCGCGCCGAGTCGGTCACAGACTCCGGTCCGGCCGACGCTGCGACCTCGACCGACCGCATCGTTGTGCTGCAGTCGGTGCCTCGTCCCCGTCCGACGAC is a genomic window containing:
- a CDS encoding PKD domain-containing protein yields the protein MNAHGPSGLRRPGTRLSVAILVFALAALGMITVSPAAKADTAPPSGTPATVSADALPTWQINGVVWSQVTVGNIVYATGSFTTARPPGVALNGPGQINVGNLIAYNITTGNLITSFNHVLNAQGLTITASPDGSRVYVGGDFTTVDGIARSHIAAFDTATGALDTSFAPSINGEVRAIVATNTTVYAGGAFMSAAGVARTRLAAFTASNGTMLPWAPTADNGYVWAMVITPDQSKVVIGGQFSTLSGQSVYGMGAVDATTGAVQPWAANATIQDYNNGAIDTLTTDGNQIYGGGFAYGAGATFEGTFALNPNTGAINWLNDCQGDTYGTLPVGQVLYTVSHAHNCQMIGAFPQSNPWAINQRHALAFTTYPTGTNSGPDEYGWNYAGIPDSSLLQWFPQLYTGTYTGQDQAAWSVTGNSQYIALGGEFPGVNYKSQQGLTRFAISSLAPNKMGPVAATGSTNPVAIPLAGNSIRVSWQLPWDPDNNTLYYKVYRSGTTAPVYTTTQNSNYWTNPTVGFIDTTAPAGGSYTYTVVASDPFGNTLTLPATNSVTPGTASSSKYAGDVSQDGASDFWRMGESAGPTVYDNVGFNDATAQSGVTFGTPGPLSGDPTTAATFNGTSTGAVATNSTVTPTNSLTIEAWFNTTTTSGGKIVGYGSSQTGLSGNYDRQIYMDNAGHLIFGVYNGGTQTIQSANTYNDGNWHYVVATLSATNGMTLYVDGRKVGTNSGATTFQPYTGYWRIGGDQLAGWPNQPSSNYFAGSIGDVAIYPTALSIQQVQTHYTDGGGVLNLQPVPTDAYGKLVYNANPDLYWRLDESSGPTAFDTSPNMDNGVYSSTGVTYAATASQIPGTSNTAVTFDGQSGSIGSTTMAQAPTVYTESLWFKTTTTSGGVLMSYGDQQSGLSSNYDREIWMTPSGQLNFGVWTGSINSATSPLSYNDGKWHQVVATQGPDGMTLYVDGAVVATNAQTQAQSYSGYWRVGGNTAWSGSNYFAGTIDEVAAYSHELSATDVANQFAAGGGSVPAQAPTASFTASTSGLGVSVNGSGSTDPNAGGSIASYDWNWGDGTADGSGSSATHTYAAAGTYTVTLTVTDAAGLTNSTTQSVTVTAPAQAPTASFTASTSGLGVSVNGSGSTDPNAGGSIASYDWNWGDGTADGSGSSATHTYAAAGTYTVTLTVTDAAGLTNSTTQSVTVTAPAQAPTASFTASTSGLGVSVNGSGSTDPNAGGSIASYDWNWGDGTADGSGSSATHTYAAAGTYTVTLTVTDAAGLTNSTTQSVTVAPAPTVIASDAFNRTVASGWGVADSGGTWAVSGTGFSITPGAAVMPLATAGASPSAFLKSVSTINTDEHVTVALNKALTGNGAYIYVIGRWVKNVGDYRAKVQVRANGTVALGISRFDGSTEVAAVPLTVISGLTVQPGQALNIRFDATGTSPTTLQAKVWAAGTTEPSAWQVSATDTTAAMQVPGAVGLGAYLSGSSTSAPVTATFSGFTVYDASTVPLAAQANVRVGGKMIPAKVTRPAPTKSKLQKLTTVTKANARSLGAVSRWWHP
- a CDS encoding glycosyltransferase, whose product is MSEGSPTVADPEARVTAPPAVTKCAVVVVNFGSHRLLRTNLVPLHEQDPELIIVVVDNYSGAVERRAIRDLCEEHGWHLVCPPGNPGFGAGVNRGVVRALELGADQVLMLNPDARIDQADLDILRAAVAAAPLTMVAPVIRRPDGSVWSDGHELETAVGRIRSVRTKRPVHGPVVPWLSGACLLISRELWSRVGGFDERFFLYWEDVDLSVRVQEAGGEVTVMHDAEAVHDEGGTQHRSSDVAKSTTYYRYMVRNRLLFVGIHGDRRQAAAWLRSAPQEAWQVVLQGGRRQLLASPMPVIAAGRGLIDGAGRLFAARRGRRAESVTDSGPADAATSTDRIVVLQSVPRPRPTTNPYNVMLADELRQRPDVDLRMFSWREALTQRHAVFHAHWPEILVAGPTPMRRAVRQMLFTALLLKWTAQHTAIVRTVHNLELPEGISRRERLLLQLFERRTVGRVRLNPQTPVPADTPVATIVHGHYRPWYAPFERPASEPGRLTYFGLLRRYKGLDTLIAAFGQTVADHPELTLAIAGKPSSVELAQSLLDLAADDPRISLQLDFLDTRELVEHVSRAEIVVLPHTHMHNSGSALAALSLDRPVLMQDNEVNRQLSNEVGPGWVHLYAGALTGEVLCDALDRLRREPPAARPDLSAREWAPAAQAHVDLYRRSVAAVSSRTLSEVGGRQ